One Algoriphagus sp. Y33 genomic window, TTGTACCTGACTCATCCGGAAGGTTGGTGAAGCCGTGATTTGCGGCATACTTATCTATAGCTGCACCTTTGTTGTTTTTTGCTTTTACCGAGATGTCCATCACCACATTTTCAAGTGCTTCGTAGTCTTTCAGACCGAGCAGTTGCGTTCCATAGATGGTGTTGGCTACAGAGTGAAGATTGGCGGATATGATATGTATGGGACGCTTCAGCAAATCATGCTTATCAAGCGCAATCTTTATTCTTCCCGCCCACATCTCTCCATAGACGTGATGTCCTATTCTCTCCCTTAGAGTAGTAGAAAACGATATTTCACGATCCAAGTGTTTGGTAGCTTCTTCCTGCGCCAGTTTCCCCATGTGATAAACAATGGAAAATAGGCTATTGGAATTACTGCTTTTCTCAAATTTATCCACCGCATGTACCGTCTCCTCGTAAGTTCTGCCAATAAGATGACTCAAATAAGCACTTGCGGCTTCCTTTTCAAACTCTTCACCTGCTGCTTCCTTCTGCACAAACTCCTCCAGCATAAGCCAGTTGGTAGAAATCTTGCCTTTAGCATCAGTGCTGTTGTTATAGATTTTATTTGACTCTATGTATAAAAATGTCAGGTGAGTCAGAATATCATAGATATCAGAACGGCCACGGGTCATTTCCACATACATGATGTGCTCGTCCAATCTGTAGCAATTTCGCTTACGCTTGGCAGGCACAATAGCCTCCAACTTAGATGTTTCGTATCCCTCACGGCTAATCAGTCTTACAAAGCGGCATTCTTCTATTCCCCTTGGCAGTCGCTCCATCACATAGAGCAAACCATCCAATTCCATCTTTTCATGATCCGTAACCAATCCATAAATCTCAGGACTCAATACACGGAGGGCATCTACCAAACTTTCACCCGACACCCCCATAGGCTTGTAGCTGCCACGGGTAAAAAGGTGCCTCATCGTGATGTACAATCGTTCAATCGCGGCTCTGGATTCGTGTGCTCGGGTTCTTTTCATCATAAGTGCAAATGGGTTCTGCTAGACAAAACTAGTAAATACTATTTTAAGCGCTCAGCAAAGAATTTTTTCAACTTATCTATTTTAGGTTTGATTACCAACTGGCAATAAGGCTGACAGGGAAATCACTTTTAATTTTCTAGATAGAAATAATGCCACCCTTCGGGGGTATTACACAAAATAAAGACATTTTAAGCTATAATCTTATTATCCCAGTAGCGGGCATGCTCTTCGGGATTAAAATCTGAAGCATTGAAACATTTATAGAAAATGTTGGATTACCGCTTCATGTTAACCCCAAAGGAGGTGAAATGTATTTTAAAAAGCGATTTCTCCTGTAAAGCTGAGCTCCGTTCTGATTATAATAATCTCTGTGATATTCTTCGAGGCGGTAAAACTTAATGAGAGCCGAAACCTCAGTTACAATTCGATCGTCAAAAACCTTAGGTAAATGAATCTATTAAAGTTTGTTTGGCGGTAATATCTGCAAAGAACTAGTCTTGTAAGTATCTCTCACTTCAAGACTACCTATCCCATCGATACTTATTAGTCCCTCACGATACAAAATCATAGCTTCCCTGTTCACTTCTTCAAGAAATTCCTCCCAGTCCTCAGGAAACATCTGCTCTACTACCTCAGATGTGAGAAAACCCTCCCCTTTTTTACGTCTGAGCATGTCTAAAATGGCTGTTCGGAGTACTTCCATAGCTGAGATTTACTTGCAGACCATCACAAATGCGGGAGGCAAATTTTTAAGGGTAAAGCTCGTGTTCACATCCCCAAAATATTTTTTGAATAGATTCTTCAACATATAGGAATAACAAACCTGAATAAAACTTCCGCTGTGTGTAAGCGCTGTTTTACTCTGTGCCAAAATCTGCTTCCTAACATCAGGGGCAATAAAACTGAAAGGTAAGCTAGAAAGTACATAATCCGCCTTTCGGCCTTGGATATACTTGCCTATATTTTCAGCTGAATCGTTTATAATTCGGACGTTTGGTTGGGGAAACAACTTTTCCATGGTACTACAGAAAGATTTGCTGATTTCGAAAACTAAAAGCTCTGTTTCAGGATCCAATTTATCCACTATCCCTTTGGTTATACTTCCGTCCCCACCTCCCAATTCAATAATCAGTTTGGCTCCCTTAAAATCTACATGTGTAAGCATTTTTTTAACCAATGTTTTTGAACTGAAAGTCAATGCTCCAGTGGTTCCCAGGTTGGAATAAAGCTCCAACAACAAATCCGATTTACCCATATAATAATTAATTCTCTTCTTGAAGATACCTGATTTTGCCCTATCTTTTCAGTCCATTGACAAAAAGTTAACGTACAAATATGGCCCAAAAGGCTGAAATTCGATCCAACCTACCTGCAAAAATTCAAGAATGCTTAAGTGACTTCTGGGGTATGTCTCTGATTTTCTCTGTTTTAATGATTTTACTGAGAATCATTGAATTGACTTTAATTTTCAATAATCATGCTGTACGATTAAGTTTTGGAGATGTGATCGGCTTTAGCCTCTTTGAGGATCTGAGTTGGATTCTCTATTTTCTGGGCTTACTTTTTATACTTCATATCATCAATAGTTTTTTATTGTCAGTGAGGTTTGCAAAAAGTTTCACCCAAGTTTGGCTAGTGATTGCACTTTTAATTCAAAGTGCCTTGGCTCTATACTTTTTCAAAACACTTCAGCCGCTGGGGAAAGATCTTTTTGCGTACAATATAAACGACATAATTCTTACTGTCCGCTCTTCAGGACAGCTCAATGCAACCACTGTCCTCTGTGGCTTATTTATCAGCATTCTAATATTTTTCATTTTTAATTTTGCCAGTAAATACCTGGTATTTAACACGAAACCAGCCTTGATTTTTACCATTACTATGTATTGTTTTCTGATTTTTTTCTATTTCGTACCAGTCACAGACTCAAAAAAACTCAGTGATACAAAATCGAATATTCAGCTGAATAAATCCAAATACCTTTCCGAGCAATCGTTCGATTACTTTATGTATAAGAATGAGTTTTACTTTGACTTTTATCTTAGATCACTTAACGATGCTTTGTTTGTCAAAAAAGAATTTACCGATCCCACATACCCATTTCTTCATTTTACAGATTATCCTGATGTACTGAGTCCATATTTTGACAGTCTTTCCACTCCTCCTGATATTGTTTTTGTACTTCTCGAAAGTCTTGGTAAAGCATATTCCGGAAAAGATGCATATCTGGGAAGTTTTACTCCTTTTCTCGATTCATTGGAATCCCATAGTTTAGTCTGGACTAATACTTTATCTTCTACTGGCAGAACTTTTGGTCTACTCCCAGGGCTTTTTGCAGGGCTCCCTTACGGAGAAAGGGGGTTTATGGAGCTATATCAGGATTTTCCCCATCACAACAGCTTATTCAGTATCTTGGGAAAGAACGGGTATGAGTCCAGTTTTTTTATGGGGAGTGATTTAAGCTTTGATCACGAAAGAGATTTTCTTGAATACGCAGGTGTTTCAAAATTAGTTGATATCCGGCATTTCGATCCTAAGTATAAAAAAATGCCTTCTGTCAATGGCTTCTCTTGGGGATATGGAGATAAAGAATTATTTAATAACGGGTTGTCATTTTTTCCCGGAAATAACGGCAAACCTCAACTTGGAATATTCCAAACTAGCACGACACATGATCCTTATCTGGTTCCGGAAAGGGAATTCTATTCACATAAGTTTGAAGATCACTTAGAAAACTACCTGAAACTACCCGAATCTAAAAAAACTGAGTATAGAGACTATAAAAATATTTATATGACGGTACTTTATGCTGATGATGCCGTAAGGGATTTCATTACATCATACCGAAAGAAGCCAGAGTTTGCCAATACAATATTTGTATTCACCGGTGACCATCGCTTACCGGAAATACCTATGGCTTCCCGAATCGACAGATTCCATGTTCCCCTGATTATATATTCCCCATTGATCAATCGACCATCGTATTTTAAGGCGATGGTAAGCCACTTCGAAGTCACCCCTTCCCTTTTGGCATTCTTACGAGCCCAAGTGGGAATTGAACTTCCTGATAAGAAAATTTGGATGGGACAAGTGCTGGATACTTCCCGTGTGTTTCAATCCAAAATCGCCATGCCTCTAATGCGTACTAAAACCCAATTGATAGAATATTTGAATAGCGAATATTTCCTCTCAGACGATCAACTTTTTGTTATTACTGATGGCCTGAATATAGATCCTGTGGAAGATCAGAGTCTAAAAAATAAAATGATCGGAGAATTCGAGGATTTTAAAAGCAAAAATAATTACACCATACAGACTCGAAAGCTATTGCCCCAGGATTAATTCTTAGTCGGAGTGCTTTTCGGTGTATGTTTTTGCCAAAATCTGTGAAAGAAGTGGGTAGAAGTAATTCCAATAAAAGCTTTCCCGATCGGTGTAATCGGTAACTACATGAAGGCCTCTCCAAAGCTTTGGCAAACCGCGAAAGCGGGAAGATCCGATGGAATTTTGCATATCGGAAAAATCTCCGGACAGGTAATAATATTGTCCACCTTCCATCTCTTTGATCACAGCAGCAGGAAAATACCGCGGCAATCCCATATCTCTCAATTTCGCCTTACCCTCTTCAGATGGATCTATGTCGAAATAGGAAATAACCTGATAATCACGCTCAATAAGCACTATATCAAACCAGTCGGGGTACGGAACAACTTCAGGAAGTTTAAATCCATGCTGATTGATCTTTTGAGTACGGATTTTGGGAGTTTCTCCAAAGTAATCTATACTGTTGGAAAATGCTTCGACCCTTCCATTTTCATGGACAAAGGCAATTCCAGGACCGCCCGCTACCCAAGTATTACTGTGCTGTTCTACATATTGGCTTACTAGCCAATCCGGTATATCAGCATTGATAGTGGTATCCATTTCATCAAAATACCGTGCGATCCAGCCTGTCCATTTGAGTCCCATAAGGTTCTCAAAATCAGTTCTAAAACCAACAGATGTAGGTGAAGCCATGGTATTGAATTCAGCAACAATGGTTTTATTTTGTGCGGCTGCTTCACGAAGTAAATTGATATCTCCCCGGTTCAATCCACCGTAAATCTTCTTTGATCTCTCCTCTGAATCCATCTCTTTGAAATCATCTTCATACACACCATAGGTGTCAGCAAAATAAATTAGATCTAGACTAGCGGCTTTTTCTACAATCTCGATTTCTGACAATTGTCTCAGATCTCTCGCAGTTCCAAAGGAAGGAGTCTTATCTGGGAAAAAGCCGAAATAGTCCCTTCCCTCGTCATATAGCTCTCCATTACCATTTTGAAACTTGAGGTAATCCAATGCCCAAAAAATAGAGCGGTGCTCTTGATAGCTATCTGAGGGAACGGTCTTATCTATGATAAGAATTTCCATCTCCTTGGCGGGAGATAATAGCCAAATCAGATAACTGATCAATGGCAAAAAAACAAAAATCACAGCGATCGGATAGACCTTGCCTACAAAGAATTTAAACTCCTCAGTAATTATTTCTTTCATTAAAAACGATATTCAACACCCAATGAAAAGTTCAAATTGTTTCTAAACCGATCCGGGCCAAGCTCATCATGGCTATACCCTGAGAATGCATAAACCATAAAACGTTCGGTAACCAACTGCTGATAACCCAGTCTAATTCGGTATGAATTTAAAAGCTGGGTTGGATCCCGTGTTTCCTCATCAGGTGAAACACCAGAACTCAACTGTGCGGAGAAGAAGTCCTCCCCTGTTTTAAAGTAGTATCTAGCGTGCAAATTGGCGGAGGTTCCGAGGCTGTTGCCGGTTCCTGGGATCAAATTTCCCCGAAGGTTAAACCACCAATTGCCTAAATATTTACCTAAAGAAGCTGTGTAAATTGTAGTGGCCTCCGAAAATTGAAGGTATCTAAACCCACCATCAATCTCCCATGCTTTGGGCAGATTGTAATAGAGTGAGGCTCCCACTCTAAACTCCGGAAAGAAGTTTGCTGAAGATCCCCCAACATTCAAATAGGCATACATTTTCTTTCCCAAAGATGGATAGGCATCAAGTTCGAAAAGTGTGCCGTTATCATCAAACCTAGAGGATTGAGTTACCCTTCCTATGAGGGTTCCTGTCAATTTAGTCCTCGTTCTTGCATAAAGTGAAAAAGTATTCCATGCGGAAATATCTCCTTCAAAAGAATCATAATCGTAAGCAACGCCCACAGCGTTATTTCTTCTCAAGCGCTGTAAGGTTTGCATGTAATCAAGCAGACCTTCATACTTGTGTTTTTTTTTAAAAAGGTCTCCGGCTATTTTGTAGGCAGCATCAAAATCTTCTTTATAATACAGCAACTTAGACTCTTTATAGCGAAGCTCGTCGGGAAGGGTTTCTCCAAGATTTATTTTAGCCTTGTCCAGAACTACGTCGGCATCGTCATACTGATCTGCCCAGAACAGATTATCCAGATAGGCGGAATAGGCATCCACATAATCAGGAGCAACTACGATAGCTCGTTCTAAATAAATTGATGCCGAATCATTCTTCCCTTCCCAGGAGTAACTCCTACCTACCAAAATTAGAATGTCTGCATAATCTGGATATTTGGACAATGCTCGAAAAGCGATTTTCCTACCCTCAATATATTTATCATCCATAATCAGAGTCCTTGCATCTACAAGCAAAACATCCGGATCAAATGACTCCTGAGCTGTTACAGCAGTTGAGAAAACTATGAATGAAATCAGAAGAATAGAAGCTTTTTTCATGATGATGAATTCAATGTATTAGGCTCCAGATTCTTTTTATCCTCCGATTTCTTAAAACCCGTTCGGATCATTTTTCCCCAGCCACCTTTTCCTTTAATAAAGTCCCAATGTCCACTTAAACCCCAATAAACAATCTTTGGATGAATCATCATAGGTTCAAGAAAAGCAGTAAGGATAAGCCTTTGAAGATCCTTTTTGTCCTTGTAGTTATTGTAAGAAACCTGTTCATATAGTAGACTGAATATTGTAACCAAAATTGACAACAAGTATAGAACTATAAATAAAGTAATAAAATAGAATGCTGAAAAATCCCCGACAATGATTAAGATAAGGGTATATAGTAAGCCTAATAATTCTAAAACGGGAGCCATTTTCTCAAACACATTCCAATAAGGATAGGATACCGTCCCCATGACGCCATAACTTGGATTAAAACGAATCAACCTATGAAGCTGTAATGTTTCGATTGTTCCCCGCATCCAGCGATTTCTTTGTCGGGAAAGTACCTCTTCCTTCTCAGGAACCTCCGTCCAGCAAAGCGGGTCAGGGACAAACCCAACTTTATGTGGAATCTTCCGCTCCTCCATGTAGCGTCTCATACGAACTACCAGCTCCATGTCTTCTCCTACAGTTTTGGGAAAATATCCTCCTACTTCCACTACAAGATCA contains:
- a CDS encoding peptide-methionine (S)-S-oxide reductase; this encodes MHLPKVFDDRIVTEVSALIKFYRLEEYHRDYYNQNGAQLYRRNRFLKYISPPLGLT
- a CDS encoding class I SAM-dependent methyltransferase, which codes for MGKSDLLLELYSNLGTTGALTFSSKTLVKKMLTHVDFKGAKLIIELGGGDGSITKGIVDKLDPETELLVFEISKSFCSTMEKLFPQPNVRIINDSAENIGKYIQGRKADYVLSSLPFSFIAPDVRKQILAQSKTALTHSGSFIQVCYSYMLKNLFKKYFGDVNTSFTLKNLPPAFVMVCK
- a CDS encoding LTA synthase family protein — translated: MAQKAEIRSNLPAKIQECLSDFWGMSLIFSVLMILLRIIELTLIFNNHAVRLSFGDVIGFSLFEDLSWILYFLGLLFILHIINSFLLSVRFAKSFTQVWLVIALLIQSALALYFFKTLQPLGKDLFAYNINDIILTVRSSGQLNATTVLCGLFISILIFFIFNFASKYLVFNTKPALIFTITMYCFLIFFYFVPVTDSKKLSDTKSNIQLNKSKYLSEQSFDYFMYKNEFYFDFYLRSLNDALFVKKEFTDPTYPFLHFTDYPDVLSPYFDSLSTPPDIVFVLLESLGKAYSGKDAYLGSFTPFLDSLESHSLVWTNTLSSTGRTFGLLPGLFAGLPYGERGFMELYQDFPHHNSLFSILGKNGYESSFFMGSDLSFDHERDFLEYAGVSKLVDIRHFDPKYKKMPSVNGFSWGYGDKELFNNGLSFFPGNNGKPQLGIFQTSTTHDPYLVPEREFYSHKFEDHLENYLKLPESKKTEYRDYKNIYMTVLYADDAVRDFITSYRKKPEFANTIFVFTGDHRLPEIPMASRIDRFHVPLIIYSPLINRPSYFKAMVSHFEVTPSLLAFLRAQVGIELPDKKIWMGQVLDTSRVFQSKIAMPLMRTKTQLIEYLNSEYFLSDDQLFVITDGLNIDPVEDQSLKNKMIGEFEDFKSKNNYTIQTRKLLPQD
- a CDS encoding YaiO family outer membrane beta-barrel protein, whose product is MKKASILLISFIVFSTAVTAQESFDPDVLLVDARTLIMDDKYIEGRKIAFRALSKYPDYADILILVGRSYSWEGKNDSASIYLERAIVVAPDYVDAYSAYLDNLFWADQYDDADVVLDKAKINLGETLPDELRYKESKLLYYKEDFDAAYKIAGDLFKKKHKYEGLLDYMQTLQRLRRNNAVGVAYDYDSFEGDISAWNTFSLYARTRTKLTGTLIGRVTQSSRFDDNGTLFELDAYPSLGKKMYAYLNVGGSSANFFPEFRVGASLYYNLPKAWEIDGGFRYLQFSEATTIYTASLGKYLGNWWFNLRGNLIPGTGNSLGTSANLHARYYFKTGEDFFSAQLSSGVSPDEETRDPTQLLNSYRIRLGYQQLVTERFMVYAFSGYSHDELGPDRFRNNLNFSLGVEYRF